In Acidobacteriota bacterium, one DNA window encodes the following:
- the nifJ gene encoding pyruvate:ferredoxin (flavodoxin) oxidoreductase gives MTKQFVTLDGNEAVAAIAYRLNEVIAIYPITPASAMGEWADAWAAQGRTNLWGTVPAVVELQSEGGAAGAIHGALQTGALATTFTASQGLLLMIPNMYKIAGELTPTVFHIAARALAAQGLSIFGDHSDVMAARATGWAMLASASVQEAQDFALIAQAASLETRLPFLHFFDGFRTSHEIAKIELLDDVVLRALIDEARIAEHRARALSPDHPVLRGTAQNADVYFQGRETVNPFYAACPEIVQRLLDRFAQLTGRQYQLYEYHGAPDAERVIVLMGSGAEAAHETVDYLTAQGEKVGVLKVRLYRPFDAARFAAALPTTVKSIAVLDRCKEPGSAGEPLYLDVVSGLYEMGGAPLPAIISGRYGLSSKEFTPAMVMGIFDHLTNAQPKRHFTIGINDDVSHTSLSYDLAFSTEPDSVFRAVFYGLGSDGTVGANKNTIKIIGEETAHYAQGYFVYDSKKSGSETVSHLRFGPEPIRSTYLINQANFVACHQPVFLERSNLLETLRPGGTFLINTAHGQDEVWAQLPLALQQQLIAKQAKLFVIDAYSVARASGMGRQINTVMQVCFFAITGVMPREEALAAIRHSIEKSYGKKGSEIVRMNLQAVEATLALLHEVSIPAAATAHSALPPTAFAAAPPFVRDVLGTISAGRGHELPVSAMRCDGTFPTGTARWEKRNLAQEIPVWDTQVCIQCGKCALVCPHGVIRIKVYDEAKLCDAPATFKACTAKDKEWAGQQYTIQVAPEDCTGCGICVDVCPAKNKSQVRLKALNMEPQAPLRVAERANWDFFLNLPEVDRRLIKINNIRQQQLQEPLFEFSGACSGCGETPYLKLLSQLFGDRLIVANATGCSSIYGGNLPTTPWAKNAEGRGPAWANSLFEDNAEFGLGFRVSIDKQKQFAEELLQRLARVVGEELVTAILTAPQKDEADIHEQRARVAALKDKLAALDSPEAHLLLTLADLLVRKSVWIVGGDGWAYDIGFGGLDHVLASGRNVKVLVLDTEVYSNTGGQMSKATPRAAVAKFAAGGKPGRKKDLGLMMMSYGNIYVASVVMGGRDEHTLKAFIEAENYDGPALIIAYSHCIAHGINMTTAMQNQKAAVNSGQWLLYRFNPELMHAGEHPLSLDSPAVKMPVEQFLRMENRFRMLSQSHPDDAARLFAAAQADADARRKFYEHLAAHTPQPAQGA, from the coding sequence ATGACCAAACAATTTGTCACCCTCGACGGCAACGAAGCGGTCGCCGCCATCGCTTACCGGCTCAACGAAGTGATTGCCATTTATCCGATCACGCCCGCCTCGGCGATGGGCGAATGGGCCGACGCCTGGGCCGCGCAAGGCAGGACGAACCTCTGGGGCACCGTGCCCGCCGTGGTTGAGTTGCAAAGCGAAGGCGGTGCGGCGGGCGCGATTCACGGCGCGTTGCAAACCGGCGCACTGGCGACGACGTTCACGGCTTCGCAGGGGCTGCTGTTGATGATCCCGAATATGTACAAGATCGCGGGCGAATTGACGCCCACGGTCTTTCACATCGCGGCGCGCGCCTTGGCCGCCCAGGGGCTTTCGATTTTCGGCGACCACAGCGACGTGATGGCGGCGCGCGCGACCGGCTGGGCGATGCTGGCTTCGGCTTCGGTGCAAGAGGCGCAGGATTTCGCGTTGATTGCGCAGGCCGCGAGTTTGGAAACGCGGCTGCCGTTTCTGCATTTCTTTGACGGCTTCCGCACCTCGCACGAGATCGCCAAGATCGAATTGCTGGATGATGTGGTGCTGCGGGCGCTGATTGATGAAGCGCGCATTGCCGAACATCGCGCGCGCGCCTTGTCGCCCGATCATCCGGTCTTGCGCGGCACGGCGCAAAATGCCGATGTCTATTTTCAGGGCCGCGAAACGGTCAATCCGTTTTACGCCGCCTGCCCGGAGATCGTGCAGCGCCTGCTGGATCGTTTCGCGCAACTGACCGGGCGGCAATATCAGCTTTACGAATACCACGGCGCGCCCGACGCCGAGCGCGTCATCGTGCTGATGGGTTCGGGCGCAGAGGCCGCGCACGAGACGGTGGACTATCTGACGGCACAGGGCGAAAAGGTCGGCGTGCTGAAAGTCCGGCTCTATCGCCCCTTCGACGCCGCGCGCTTTGCCGCAGCGCTTCCCACTACCGTCAAATCCATTGCCGTGCTCGACCGTTGCAAAGAGCCGGGCAGCGCGGGCGAACCGTTGTATCTGGATGTGGTCAGCGGATTGTATGAAATGGGCGGCGCGCCCTTGCCTGCGATCATCAGCGGGCGTTACGGCCTCTCGTCCAAAGAGTTCACGCCCGCGATGGTCATGGGCATTTTCGATCATCTGACGAACGCGCAACCCAAACGCCACTTCACCATCGGCATCAACGACGACGTTTCGCACACCAGCCTGAGTTACGATCTGGCGTTTTCGACCGAACCTGACAGCGTCTTTCGCGCGGTCTTTTACGGCCTCGGTTCGGATGGCACGGTCGGCGCAAACAAAAACACGATCAAGATCATCGGCGAGGAAACCGCTCATTACGCGCAGGGTTATTTCGTTTACGATTCTAAAAAATCCGGTTCCGAGACAGTCTCGCATCTACGTTTCGGGCCGGAGCCGATTCGCTCGACTTATCTGATCAACCAGGCGAATTTCGTCGCTTGTCATCAGCCGGTCTTTCTGGAACGCAGTAATCTGCTGGAAACGCTGCGGCCCGGCGGCACCTTTCTGATCAACACAGCGCACGGCCAAGATGAAGTTTGGGCGCAACTGCCGCTGGCCTTGCAACAACAGCTCATCGCCAAACAAGCCAAGCTCTTCGTGATTGATGCGTACAGCGTGGCACGCGCTAGCGGCATGGGCCGACAAATCAATACGGTGATGCAGGTCTGCTTTTTCGCCATCACCGGCGTGATGCCGCGTGAAGAGGCGCTCGCCGCGATTCGCCATTCGATTGAAAAGAGCTACGGCAAAAAAGGCAGCGAGATCGTGCGCATGAATTTGCAGGCCGTCGAGGCGACGCTCGCGTTATTGCACGAAGTCAGCATTCCCGCCGCCGCCACCGCGCATAGCGCTTTGCCACCTACTGCGTTCGCGGCTGCACCGCCTTTCGTGCGCGATGTGCTGGGCACAATCAGCGCCGGACGCGGGCACGAATTGCCGGTCAGCGCTATGCGCTGCGATGGCACTTTCCCCACGGGCACGGCGCGCTGGGAGAAACGCAATCTGGCGCAGGAGATTCCCGTCTGGGATACGCAGGTCTGCATTCAATGCGGCAAGTGCGCGCTGGTTTGCCCGCACGGCGTCATCCGCATCAAGGTTTATGACGAAGCCAAACTGTGTGACGCGCCCGCGACCTTCAAAGCCTGCACGGCGAAAGACAAAGAATGGGCGGGCCAGCAATATACCATCCAGGTCGCGCCCGAAGATTGCACCGGCTGCGGCATTTGCGTGGATGTCTGCCCCGCCAAGAACAAATCGCAGGTGCGCCTCAAAGCCCTGAACATGGAGCCGCAAGCCCCGTTGCGAGTTGCCGAGCGCGCGAACTGGGACTTCTTTCTGAACCTGCCCGAAGTGGATCGCCGCCTGATCAAGATCAACAACATCCGCCAGCAGCAGTTGCAGGAACCGCTGTTTGAATTTTCGGGCGCGTGTTCGGGCTGCGGCGAAACGCCATATCTGAAGCTGCTCTCGCAACTCTTTGGTGACCGGCTGATCGTCGCCAACGCGACGGGCTGCTCCTCGATTTATGGCGGCAACCTGCCGACGACGCCTTGGGCCAAGAACGCCGAAGGACGCGGCCCGGCGTGGGCCAATTCCCTGTTCGAGGACAACGCCGAATTCGGCCTCGGCTTCCGCGTCTCGATTGATAAGCAGAAACAGTTTGCTGAAGAGCTGCTGCAACGGCTGGCGCGCGTGGTGGGCGAAGAGTTGGTTACGGCGATTTTGACCGCGCCGCAAAAGGACGAAGCCGACATTCACGAACAGCGCGCGCGGGTGGCCGCCTTGAAAGACAAGCTGGCCGCGCTCGATTCACCAGAAGCGCACCTGTTGTTGACGCTGGCCGATTTATTGGTGCGCAAAAGTGTCTGGATTGTCGGCGGTGATGGCTGGGCTTATGACATCGGCTTCGGCGGGCTGGATCACGTGCTGGCGAGCGGACGCAACGTCAAGGTGCTGGTGCTCGACACCGAAGTCTATTCCAACACCGGCGGTCAGATGTCCAAGGCCACACCGCGCGCCGCCGTCGCCAAATTTGCGGCGGGTGGCAAACCGGGACGCAAGAAAGACCTGGGCTTGATGATGATGAGTTACGGCAACATCTACGTCGCCAGTGTGGTGATGGGCGGGCGCGATGAGCACACGCTGAAAGCGTTTATCGAAGCTGAAAATTACGATGGCCCCGCGCTGATCATTGCCTACAGCCATTGCATCGCGCACGGCATCAACATGACCACAGCCATGCAAAATCAAAAGGCCGCCGTCAATTCTGGCCAATGGCTGCTGTATCGCTTCAACCCCGAATTGATGCACGCGGGCGAACATCCGCTCTCACTGGATTCGCCCGCCGTCAAAATGCCGGTCGAGCAATTCCTGCGGATGGAGAACCGCTTCCGCATGCTGTCGCAAAGCCATCCCGACGACGCGGCCCGCTTGTTCGCCGCCGCGCAAGCCGACGCCGATGCTCGGCGCAAATTTTACGAACACCTGGCAGCACACACGCCCCAACCAGCGCAAGGCGCGTGA
- a CDS encoding response regulator, producing the protein MFTNPQALDTVRVLIIENELLQAEGIRDGLLAISSEDKRKYGALLFEIRLAHSVTESVKLLNEARDKKAPYHLVFLDLGLPINNGEPERSPEDTGLKVLEHARLSGATMQIIIVSKFPLFEYARAAFLGGALDFIAKPYTLKTLQDQTKDCLKRLQAKYADALLEQRLRDLFPYDEQVLAYRFGACFSGLTQDVVYETEQLEEEFRERLDLDAKTDSQDSLVRHLEALSVAVRKSKQAWADLQEMLPKGGEEPTRYVVAELLREIETELLPCLKVKQVELDIPSGQPVEVLSFYEDTRVVLRELILGGLCKLTNYGEPERKLEISISTFTESEYAKVTFSSDLFHFDEPTKAAIAKGQRQNDGQFGQVWGLSVAQHIALRGGGRLQIGSAEQPDSVTYFIPLARHA; encoded by the coding sequence ATGTTTACAAATCCCCAAGCTCTAGACACGGTCAGAGTTTTGATAATTGAAAACGAGCTATTACAAGCAGAGGGGATTAGGGATGGACTGCTTGCCATTAGTTCAGAAGATAAACGCAAATATGGTGCTTTGCTTTTTGAAATTCGACTTGCCCATTCAGTAACTGAGTCTGTTAAGCTGCTCAATGAAGCTCGCGACAAGAAAGCTCCTTACCATTTAGTCTTTTTAGATTTGGGTTTGCCTATCAATAATGGTGAACCAGAACGTTCGCCGGAAGATACTGGATTGAAAGTACTGGAACATGCACGGCTTTCCGGTGCAACAATGCAAATAATTATCGTTTCAAAGTTCCCTCTGTTTGAGTATGCGCGCGCGGCTTTTCTTGGTGGTGCTTTGGACTTCATCGCAAAACCATACACGCTCAAGACATTACAAGATCAAACGAAAGATTGCTTGAAACGCTTGCAAGCCAAGTATGCCGATGCTTTGCTGGAACAGCGCTTACGCGACCTGTTCCCTTACGATGAGCAAGTGCTGGCTTACCGCTTCGGTGCCTGTTTTTCCGGTCTCACGCAAGATGTCGTTTACGAAACAGAGCAATTGGAAGAGGAATTTAGAGAGCGATTAGACTTGGATGCCAAGACCGACTCGCAAGATTCGCTTGTGCGCCATTTAGAGGCTTTGTCGGTTGCTGTGCGCAAGTCGAAACAGGCTTGGGCTGATTTGCAGGAAATGTTGCCAAAGGGTGGCGAAGAGCCGACGCGCTATGTAGTGGCTGAGCTACTGCGCGAGATCGAAACGGAATTGTTGCCCTGTTTGAAAGTAAAGCAGGTCGAATTGGACATCCCATCAGGGCAACCGGTTGAAGTACTCAGCTTTTACGAAGACACGCGCGTCGTACTCAGAGAGCTGATCCTCGGCGGGTTGTGCAAGCTGACCAATTACGGCGAGCCTGAGCGCAAGCTGGAAATCTCGATTTCAACCTTTACTGAATCTGAATACGCAAAGGTCACTTTTAGCAGTGACCTTTTTCATTTCGATGAGCCGACCAAAGCCGCGATTGCCAAAGGACAACGGCAAAACGACGGGCAATTCGGCCAGGTCTGGGGCTTGTCGGTTGCGCAGCACATTGCCTTGCGCGGCGGCGGGCGGTTGCAAATCGGTTCGGCGGAACAACCTGACAGCGTGACGTACTTCATCCCGTTAGCCCGCCATGCCTAA
- a CDS encoding sigma 54-interacting transcriptional regulator: protein MPKVIIVDNSTRDAERVGKLLARDGAEAELCQAGAAAAQLLASAPAGFAAVFILWELAGPPVGAELLALCRTRWPQMPVVVMSGSLDASLATRAFALGARDFLEKPVEEKRLRGCLQRLLATHPETQEFNDLRQQLIGESPAWLATLREVVKVMAHADARVMLIGESGTGKELLAQAIHRNGARAEQACVAVNVGEIPATLIESVLFGHERGAFTNAVSKREGLLEEAGEGTLFLDEIGDLAVDLQGKLLRVIQEKKFRRVGGKVLLDFKARIIAATNRDLAAAVTQGAFRRDLYHRLAEVTIQLPPLRERKGDVELLLRHFLERNGGVRVRRLSREALTILRSYPFHGNVRELENLIKGAVIACDGDTVLPHHLPLQSMGTFLNTAEVAPANPPTDEGVDPERQALQREVAQSLPARWLEMSYREAMQFYVQAFDRRYLPYKLARAHHNITQAAKDAGIDVKTFRKRWEDAGLSPLSAKEGSDE from the coding sequence ATGCCTAAAGTCATCATCGTAGACAATTCAACACGCGACGCTGAGCGTGTGGGCAAGCTATTGGCGCGGGATGGCGCCGAAGCGGAGCTTTGTCAGGCGGGCGCAGCCGCTGCGCAGTTGCTGGCCAGCGCGCCTGCGGGTTTCGCCGCCGTGTTCATTTTGTGGGAACTGGCCGGGCCGCCGGTTGGCGCGGAGTTGCTGGCCTTATGCCGAACGCGTTGGCCGCAGATGCCGGTCGTCGTGATGAGCGGTTCGTTGGATGCCTCGCTGGCGACGCGCGCGTTTGCCTTGGGTGCGCGTGACTTTTTGGAAAAGCCGGTTGAGGAAAAGCGGTTGCGCGGTTGTTTGCAAAGATTGCTGGCAACACATCCTGAGACGCAGGAATTCAATGACCTGCGCCAACAGCTCATCGGCGAATCGCCCGCCTGGCTGGCGACGTTGCGCGAAGTCGTCAAGGTCATGGCGCACGCTGATGCGCGCGTCATGCTGATTGGCGAGTCGGGCACGGGCAAGGAGTTGCTGGCGCAAGCCATTCATCGGAATGGCGCGCGGGCAGAGCAAGCTTGCGTCGCCGTCAATGTCGGTGAGATTCCGGCGACGTTGATCGAGAGCGTGCTGTTCGGGCACGAGCGTGGCGCGTTCACCAATGCGGTGAGCAAGCGCGAAGGGTTGCTGGAAGAAGCTGGCGAGGGCACGCTCTTTTTGGATGAGATTGGCGATTTAGCCGTAGACTTGCAAGGCAAGTTGCTGCGCGTCATTCAGGAGAAAAAGTTCCGCCGTGTCGGGGGCAAGGTGTTGTTGGATTTTAAGGCGCGCATTATCGCCGCGACCAATCGTGATCTGGCGGCGGCGGTGACACAAGGCGCGTTTCGACGCGACCTTTATCACCGGCTGGCGGAGGTGACGATCCAATTGCCGCCGCTGCGCGAACGCAAGGGCGACGTGGAATTGTTGCTGCGCCATTTTCTCGAACGGAACGGCGGCGTGCGTGTCAGGCGGCTGTCGCGCGAGGCGTTGACTATTTTGCGCAGTTACCCTTTTCACGGCAACGTGCGCGAGTTGGAGAACCTCATTAAAGGGGCAGTGATTGCCTGCGACGGCGATACGGTTTTACCGCATCACTTGCCTTTGCAAAGTATGGGCACGTTTCTCAACACGGCGGAGGTTGCGCCCGCAAATCCGCCAACGGACGAAGGCGTAGACCCTGAACGGCAGGCGTTGCAACGCGAAGTGGCGCAGTCATTGCCCGCACGCTGGCTGGAAATGTCTTACCGCGAAGCCATGCAGTTTTATGTGCAGGCCTTTGACCGGCGTTATCTGCCCTACAAGCTGGCGCGCGCGCATCACAACATTACGCAAGCCGCCAAAGACGCGGGGATTGACGTGAAGACGTTTCGGAAACGTTGGGAAGACGCCGGCCTCAGCCCGCTCAGCGCAAAGGAGGGAAGTGATGAGTGA
- a CDS encoding GAF domain-containing protein translates to MTETDHNRVNYLAVVHGQHVAPPPPASFATANAAHAAGCELASQCLSQLEQYDDPKQFPPRLLILLASAAYLEQVDAAQLLTGIQQAFAGYSEQNDLPAGDVPLLGCSVAAVVFKHPDYANRVHEQGALLICLASRLITAEIAVGHDARQNPEGAIQSLLTQFDLSGKDPNPLADRVLLSFFPGFGKADEGAALYPAPELHRRLRAGVRARIRIAGGVASANNPVSQATPVLFAGRAIHTDAVVAARVTTGVPIGIGLDHGLTPTGRVVRVSKLGADKYTIAEFDGALSPVQVVEELGRNVMMGKLSTAGESLIGMPLAAPDKKAIRLFHEVREGDYYEFLRPEHKQVLNATVDCVKQARESLLIKTPLAVLLLICNAWRLFYQSAGMDIEQTLAELEAATGLPCMGGFVDGEAGEDVTGRSVFGNGGVAGTIFGDEMRERTPLHKGFQALSEYGPDMTEAPSVEEAIKMALRIVVKAGYSSAMLSLILKDGEQEYVKAVSAKGERFGRIVSETKRLLKKEAGKKEDVLAHVARTGESLFIRDARTHPLCNKKAARKAKIISHYVIPLRRLQNQGVLGVLQVDLGNTPELNDRTREVLESLAAMISATLNRLMNWFEASIRRELDAAMLESLAKETLEEGLQHLIQQAVKAFHVEMGHIRLADNNRQKLVMAAGVGDFYEAAVKVRHNTDFDDNSPIGVAFKKRGTTIRNDTKNDESHKYMLQSCQHHPSLVKALKQIKSYATIAFEDEEKEALGALSLYRSKEWGFLSPHKKALEALGQRAGFLVGYFRNKRMLQFVIKASPRLSDIVDLSDFSGELSKAVERFCGQARARWGSLYLLDEDRQCYVLRAQYGWQQPEWVHAARYDNDHKWVGAGASASKPNIISDLYEYHKELGTSPRYMQQAFGFELSPEKTVESIGLLLQVGGKRLGFFTMHRPKDGALSGFAVRNRDALLEGASDIAGLVHVMQTTRERQWREGEARRRQNFYRQLTQPDDKRAFETKVCQEMLKSFHARQAHFYRIEQAENETRVFWVEGYRRLDKPDSSYEKLLPPEYDSLPLKLVKESVLANLAVVGRRPTVKVKRFELNADQRKKDTLAAAEGLVIRACVPIISKNELFGILDLHWTVGTARINSSNVEHDEGQLLALGSMVGSAYRGNQEALEIERSKLAAQGAGAHAFQYSHRLGNKIQNIQFAALKIKQNLVTQQEKCLSDLLSEINQAIEISNDSITGFSQRLLTASLARFSLHDLLEESLLGLNSDEQAMLAKGKIKLVSDISKSIVAYADFDLVKDALVNLLNNAIRAIQKKCEGEAPHIFERDIKPTLMISAETMSDRRDVEITISDCGTGMSEEQINWALAGFYDRPGRRGVGVLIAKVLLNIQGGQLKYESSLGVGTQVRVTLPLADKGERLCLQIPKL, encoded by the coding sequence ATGACTGAGACAGATCATAACCGCGTGAACTATCTGGCAGTCGTACACGGACAACACGTCGCGCCGCCGCCGCCAGCCAGCTTTGCCACGGCCAATGCGGCCCACGCTGCCGGCTGTGAACTCGCCAGCCAATGCCTGAGCCAGCTTGAACAGTATGACGACCCCAAACAATTCCCGCCCCGCTTGTTGATTCTGCTCGCCTCTGCCGCCTATCTGGAACAGGTGGATGCCGCGCAACTCTTGACTGGCATTCAACAGGCCTTTGCGGGCTATTCAGAACAAAACGATTTGCCTGCGGGCGATGTGCCCTTGCTCGGCTGTTCCGTCGCGGCAGTCGTCTTCAAACATCCCGATTATGCCAATCGCGTTCACGAACAGGGCGCGCTGCTGATTTGCCTGGCTTCCCGTTTAATCACAGCGGAGATTGCCGTCGGCCACGATGCGCGCCAGAACCCTGAAGGCGCTATCCAGTCGCTGCTCACGCAATTCGATTTGAGCGGCAAAGATCCCAACCCGCTGGCTGATCGTGTTCTGCTGTCTTTCTTTCCCGGCTTTGGCAAGGCCGATGAAGGCGCAGCGCTTTATCCCGCCCCCGAATTGCATCGCCGCTTGCGCGCAGGCGTGCGCGCCCGCATTCGCATCGCGGGCGGCGTAGCTTCTGCCAACAATCCGGTCAGTCAAGCGACCCCCGTGCTTTTTGCCGGGCGTGCGATACATACCGACGCCGTAGTCGCCGCCCGCGTGACCACCGGCGTCCCCATCGGCATTGGGCTGGATCACGGTTTAACGCCGACTGGCCGGGTTGTACGCGTAAGCAAACTTGGCGCGGACAAATACACCATTGCGGAATTCGACGGCGCTTTGTCGCCTGTGCAAGTCGTCGAAGAGCTGGGGCGCAACGTGATGATGGGCAAGCTCTCTACTGCCGGCGAATCATTGATTGGCATGCCGCTGGCTGCTCCTGATAAGAAAGCCATACGGCTCTTTCACGAAGTTCGTGAAGGGGATTATTACGAATTCTTGCGGCCTGAGCATAAGCAGGTCCTGAACGCCACAGTGGATTGTGTCAAACAAGCCCGGGAAAGCCTTCTCATCAAAACTCCGCTCGCCGTGTTGCTGTTGATCTGCAATGCCTGGCGTCTGTTTTATCAATCCGCCGGAATGGATATTGAACAGACGTTGGCCGAATTGGAAGCTGCGACCGGGTTGCCATGTATGGGTGGGTTTGTGGATGGTGAGGCTGGCGAAGATGTTACTGGACGCTCCGTATTTGGCAATGGTGGGGTTGCAGGGACGATCTTCGGTGATGAGATGCGTGAGCGCACACCCTTGCATAAAGGATTTCAGGCATTATCTGAATATGGCCCCGACATGACAGAGGCGCCAAGTGTCGAAGAGGCTATCAAAATGGCCTTGCGAATCGTGGTCAAAGCTGGATATTCCAGCGCAATGTTGTCGCTCATTCTCAAAGACGGCGAGCAGGAATATGTCAAAGCGGTGAGCGCCAAAGGAGAGCGTTTTGGGAGGATTGTCTCTGAGACAAAACGATTATTAAAGAAAGAAGCCGGTAAAAAGGAAGATGTTCTTGCGCATGTTGCTAGAACAGGCGAGTCATTGTTTATACGTGATGCACGCACTCACCCACTTTGTAACAAGAAAGCAGCGAGGAAGGCAAAAATAATCAGCCATTACGTAATTCCTCTACGTAGATTGCAAAATCAAGGGGTACTGGGAGTATTGCAAGTTGATCTGGGAAATACGCCCGAACTGAACGATAGAACCCGTGAGGTTTTGGAATCCCTGGCTGCGATGATTAGCGCGACGCTTAATCGCCTCATGAATTGGTTTGAAGCAAGTATCAGGCGAGAACTTGATGCTGCAATGTTGGAAAGCCTGGCGAAAGAAACTTTGGAAGAAGGGTTACAGCACCTTATTCAGCAAGCTGTCAAAGCTTTTCATGTCGAGATGGGGCACATTCGCCTAGCTGATAATAACCGGCAAAAATTGGTGATGGCGGCAGGTGTTGGTGATTTTTATGAGGCTGCAGTGAAAGTTCGTCATAACACAGATTTTGATGACAACTCGCCAATCGGGGTGGCTTTTAAGAAGCGAGGTACCACCATTCGCAATGATACAAAGAATGATGAGTCTCACAAATACATGCTCCAAAGCTGTCAGCATCACCCGTCCTTAGTAAAGGCGTTAAAACAGATAAAATCTTATGCCACCATCGCGTTCGAAGACGAAGAAAAAGAGGCTCTGGGAGCGCTCAGTCTTTACCGCTCAAAAGAATGGGGGTTTCTCTCCCCGCATAAGAAAGCGTTAGAGGCGCTGGGCCAGCGCGCTGGCTTTCTGGTTGGATATTTCCGCAATAAACGCATGTTGCAATTTGTTATAAAGGCCAGCCCACGCTTGTCGGACATCGTTGACCTTAGCGATTTCAGTGGCGAGCTATCGAAAGCAGTCGAGCGGTTCTGCGGACAGGCCAGAGCGCGATGGGGATCGCTCTATTTGCTGGATGAAGACCGGCAATGTTACGTATTGCGGGCGCAATACGGTTGGCAGCAACCTGAATGGGTGCATGCCGCGCGCTACGATAATGACCATAAATGGGTGGGCGCTGGCGCTTCGGCTAGCAAACCAAACATCATTTCCGACCTGTATGAGTACCATAAAGAACTCGGTACCTCCCCGCGTTATATGCAACAGGCGTTCGGTTTTGAGTTGTCACCGGAGAAAACAGTGGAATCAATCGGCCTGCTTCTACAGGTGGGCGGCAAGAGGCTCGGCTTTTTTACAATGCACCGACCGAAAGACGGTGCATTGAGCGGTTTTGCAGTGCGGAATAGGGACGCTCTTTTAGAAGGTGCCTCAGATATTGCCGGATTGGTGCATGTTATGCAGACCACGCGCGAACGGCAGTGGAGAGAGGGTGAGGCGCGCCGGCGCCAGAATTTTTATAGGCAATTGACCCAGCCGGATGACAAGCGCGCGTTTGAAACCAAAGTATGTCAGGAGATGCTCAAGTCATTTCACGCCCGGCAAGCGCATTTTTACCGCATTGAGCAGGCTGAGAATGAAACCCGTGTCTTTTGGGTTGAAGGCTATCGTCGCCTCGACAAGCCTGACAGTAGTTACGAGAAGTTACTACCACCTGAATACGATTCTCTGCCACTTAAGTTGGTCAAAGAGTCCGTACTGGCCAATCTTGCAGTTGTGGGGCGCCGCCCGACCGTGAAAGTAAAACGGTTTGAGTTGAATGCAGATCAGCGCAAGAAAGATACATTAGCGGCGGCTGAAGGGTTGGTGATACGCGCTTGCGTACCAATTATCAGCAAAAATGAGCTATTTGGAATTTTAGACCTACATTGGACGGTGGGAACTGCTCGAATTAATTCAAGCAATGTGGAACATGATGAAGGGCAATTGCTGGCACTTGGCTCAATGGTAGGTTCAGCTTATCGCGGAAACCAAGAAGCACTAGAAATTGAGCGGAGTAAGCTTGCCGCACAAGGAGCAGGCGCACACGCATTCCAATATTCTCATCGTCTAGGTAATAAGATTCAGAATATTCAGTTTGCAGCACTTAAAATTAAGCAGAATTTAGTTACTCAACAAGAAAAATGCTTGAGCGATTTACTAAGTGAAATCAACCAAGCAATTGAGATTTCGAATGACTCAATTACAGGATTTAGCCAGAGATTGTTAACAGCATCGCTTGCGCGGTTTTCTTTACATGATTTACTTGAGGAATCTTTGCTAGGACTGAACTCGGATGAACAAGCTATGCTTGCTAAGGGGAAAATTAAGCTTGTATCAGATATTTCAAAGAGTATTGTCGCATATGCAGATTTTGATTTGGTTAAGGACGCTTTGGTTAACCTTTTGAACAATGCGATAAGGGCTATACAAAAAAAATGCGAAGGGGAAGCGCCTCATATATTTGAACGTGATATAAAACCGACACTGATGATTTCAGCAGAAACTATGAGTGATCGACGTGATGTCGAAATCACAATTTCGGATTGTGGGACTGGAATGTCGGAAGAGCAAATTAACTGGGCCTTGGCAGGTTTTTATGATAGGCCAGGTAGAAGAGGCGTTGGAGTTTTAATTGCAAAGGTTCTTCTCAATATTCAGGGAGGGCAGTTAAAATATGAAAGCAGTCTTGGTGTTGGAACGCAGGTAAGAGTAACTTTGCCGCTGGCAGATAAAGGAGAACGCTTATGTTTACAAATCCCCAAGCTCTAG